Proteins encoded within one genomic window of Cyprinus carpio isolate SPL01 chromosome A15, ASM1834038v1, whole genome shotgun sequence:
- the taf15 gene encoding TATA-binding protein-associated factor 2N isoform X7 — protein MASDSGYGQPGAQQSYGSFAGSQGYQAGQQGYGQGNGSSSYGGQSYAGYGQTGGESYGQSSQGYSSGGYGQQQPQGFDSYGHQVPESSSSYGEKSYGQQRSYGQPSAAGADGGALGQSGGSYGGSQGDSRRYGDDSGSDRSEGYRGRGRGGYDRGGYDRGGRGGPPSGMGGGDRGGYKNYGGSREYGQKDDGDGDQDNSDNNTIFVQGLSEDVTPEEVGDYFKQIGIIKVNKKTGKPMINLYTDKATGRLKGEATVSFDDPPSAKAAIDWFDGKEFNGKPLKVSFATRRAEFTQRGGGRGRGGGGGGGFRGRGGGGFGGGPSFDVKGGDWPCPNSSCGNMNFARRYECNRCGTSKPEGDSYGGDRGGRGGYGGDRGGYRGGRGGGFRGGDRGGYGGGGYKMGGRGDHREERRGRPY, from the exons ATGGCCTCAG ATTCGGGCTACGGTCAGCCTGGCGCTCAACAAAG cTATGGCTCTTTTGCTGGGTCCCAGGGCTATCAAGCTGGACAG CAGGGATATGGTCAGGGTAACGGCAGCAGCTCGTACGGTGGACAGAGTTATGCCGGTTATGGACAGACTGGTG GAGAGAGCTACGGCCAGTCGTCTCAGGGTTACTCTTCTGGTGGCTACGGTCAGCAGCAGCCGCAGGGCTTTGACAGCTACGGACATCAGGTACCCGAATCCTCATCCAG TTATGGTGAGAAGTCGTATGGGCAGCAGCGGTCTTACGGACAGCCGTCAGCAGCAGGAGCTGATGGGGGAGCGCTAGGTCAGTCCGGTGGCTCATACGGGGGGTCTCAAG GTGATTCCCGGAGGTATGGGGATGACAGTGGCTCGGACCGGTCGGAGGGTTACAGGGGCAGAGGTCGTGGGGGTTATGACCGCGGGGGCTATGACCGAGGTGGCCGGGGCGGCCCACCCTCCGGTATGGG TGGTGGTGACCGTGGTGGCTACAAAAATTACGGTG GATCCAGAGAGTACGGTCAGAAGGATGATGGAG ATGGTGATCAGGATAACTCGGACAATAATACCATCTTTGTCCAAGGGCTCAGTGAAGACGTCACCCCTGAGGAAGTGGGTGACTACTTCAAACAGATTGGAATCATTAAG GTCAATAAGAAGACGGGCAAACCTATGATCAATCTGTACACTGATAAAGCCACCGGACGACTGAAGGGTGAAGCCACCGTGTCCTTTGACGATCCTCCCTCAGCCAAAGCTGCCATTGACTGGTTTGATG GGAAAGAATTTAATGGAAAACCCCTCAAGGTGTCGTTTGCTACCAGAAGGGCGGAGTTCACTCAGAGAGGAGGGGGACGAGGACGTGGTGGCGGTGGCGGCGGTG GTTTTCGAGGCAGAGGTGGTGGTGGCTTTGGTGGAGGTCCCTCGTTTGATGTCAAGGGTGGAGACTGGCCTTGTCCCAACAG CTCTTGTGGCAACATGAACTTTGCCAGAAGATATGAGTGCAACCGGTGTGGAACATCAAAACCAGAAGGCGATAGTTATGGAGGTG ATCGCGGTGGTCGGGGCGGGTACGGAGGGGACCGCGGCGGCTACAGAGGCGGCAGAGGAGGAGGCTTCCGGGGTGGAGACCGTGGAGGATATGGTGGTGGAGGATACAAAATGGGTGGAAG GGGAGACCACAGAGAGGAGAGACGAGGACGGCCGTACTGA
- the taf15 gene encoding TATA-binding protein-associated factor 2N isoform X5, translated as MASDSGYGQPGAQQSYGSFAGSQGYQAGQGYGQGNGSSSYGGQSYAGYGQTGGESYGQSSQGYSSGGYGQQQPQGFDSYGHQVPESSSSYGEKSYGQQRSYGQPSAAGADGGALGQSGGSYGGSQGGYVRRGDGDSRRYGDDSGSDRSEGYRGRGRGGYDRGGYDRGGRGGPPSGMGGGDRGGYKNYGGSREYGQKDDGDGDQDNSDNNTIFVQGLSEDVTPEEVGDYFKQIGIIKVNKKTGKPMINLYTDKATGRLKGEATVSFDDPPSAKAAIDWFDGKEFNGKPLKVSFATRRAEFTQRGGGRGRGGGGGGGFRGRGGGGFGGGPSFDVKGGDWPCPNSSCGNMNFARRYECNRCGTSKPEGDSYGGDRGGRGGYGGDRGGYRGGRGGGFRGGDRGGYGGGGYKMGGRGDHREERRGRPY; from the exons ATGGCCTCAG ATTCGGGCTACGGTCAGCCTGGCGCTCAACAAAG cTATGGCTCTTTTGCTGGGTCCCAGGGCTATCAAGCTGGACAG GGATATGGTCAGGGTAACGGCAGCAGCTCGTACGGTGGACAGAGTTATGCCGGTTATGGACAGACTGGTG GAGAGAGCTACGGCCAGTCGTCTCAGGGTTACTCTTCTGGTGGCTACGGTCAGCAGCAGCCGCAGGGCTTTGACAGCTACGGACATCAGGTACCCGAATCCTCATCCAG TTATGGTGAGAAGTCGTATGGGCAGCAGCGGTCTTACGGACAGCCGTCAGCAGCAGGAGCTGATGGGGGAGCGCTAGGTCAGTCCGGTGGCTCATACGGGGGGTCTCAAGGTGGATATGTGCGACGCGGTGATG GTGATTCCCGGAGGTATGGGGATGACAGTGGCTCGGACCGGTCGGAGGGTTACAGGGGCAGAGGTCGTGGGGGTTATGACCGCGGGGGCTATGACCGAGGTGGCCGGGGCGGCCCACCCTCCGGTATGGG TGGTGGTGACCGTGGTGGCTACAAAAATTACGGTG GATCCAGAGAGTACGGTCAGAAGGATGATGGAG ATGGTGATCAGGATAACTCGGACAATAATACCATCTTTGTCCAAGGGCTCAGTGAAGACGTCACCCCTGAGGAAGTGGGTGACTACTTCAAACAGATTGGAATCATTAAG GTCAATAAGAAGACGGGCAAACCTATGATCAATCTGTACACTGATAAAGCCACCGGACGACTGAAGGGTGAAGCCACCGTGTCCTTTGACGATCCTCCCTCAGCCAAAGCTGCCATTGACTGGTTTGATG GGAAAGAATTTAATGGAAAACCCCTCAAGGTGTCGTTTGCTACCAGAAGGGCGGAGTTCACTCAGAGAGGAGGGGGACGAGGACGTGGTGGCGGTGGCGGCGGTG GTTTTCGAGGCAGAGGTGGTGGTGGCTTTGGTGGAGGTCCCTCGTTTGATGTCAAGGGTGGAGACTGGCCTTGTCCCAACAG CTCTTGTGGCAACATGAACTTTGCCAGAAGATATGAGTGCAACCGGTGTGGAACATCAAAACCAGAAGGCGATAGTTATGGAGGTG ATCGCGGTGGTCGGGGCGGGTACGGAGGGGACCGCGGCGGCTACAGAGGCGGCAGAGGAGGAGGCTTCCGGGGTGGAGACCGTGGAGGATATGGTGGTGGAGGATACAAAATGGGTGGAAG GGGAGACCACAGAGAGGAGAGACGAGGACGGCCGTACTGA